A DNA window from Niabella yanshanensis contains the following coding sequences:
- a CDS encoding Bax inhibitor-1/YccA family protein → MNEDIMLVSEASDVERAVFYKKTYLHVAMAILSFIVVEGFLLRAVPEELILQMISGKFIWLFIIGLFWLGSMLADKLAFSVSRNTQYLGLGLFVLLEAIIFLPILYIALVMTDSGAIVQQAAVITLFMFGGLTAVVFMTKKDFSFLRSALVIGGFVALGLIVAGAIFGFNLGLWFSVAMVALAAGSILYQTSEIKNKYATGQYVGAALQLFSSVMLLFWYILRILMSRRD, encoded by the coding sequence ATGAATGAAGATATAATGCTGGTATCAGAGGCCAGTGATGTAGAAAGAGCCGTTTTTTACAAAAAAACCTATCTGCATGTAGCAATGGCTATTCTATCCTTTATAGTTGTTGAAGGTTTTCTGTTAAGAGCGGTGCCCGAAGAACTTATTTTACAAATGATATCCGGTAAGTTTATCTGGCTGTTTATTATCGGGCTGTTTTGGTTGGGTAGCATGCTGGCCGATAAGCTTGCTTTTTCTGTGAGCCGGAATACGCAATACCTCGGCCTGGGGTTGTTTGTGTTGCTGGAAGCTATCATCTTCCTTCCGATTCTCTATATCGCATTGGTAATGACCGATAGCGGCGCTATAGTTCAACAGGCAGCTGTAATTACCCTGTTTATGTTTGGCGGGCTTACCGCGGTGGTTTTTATGACCAAAAAGGATTTCTCATTTTTAAGGTCAGCACTGGTAATTGGTGGTTTCGTGGCTTTAGGATTAATCGTTGCCGGCGCTATTTTCGGTTTTAACCTCGGTCTGTGGTTCTCTGTTGCAATGGTGGCGCTGGCTGCAGGGAGTATTTTGTACCAAACCAGCGAGATCAAAAATAAATATGCTACCGGTCAATATGTAGGCGCCGCTTTACAGCTTTTTTCTTCGGTAATGCTGCTGTTTTGGTATATTTTGAGGATTTTAATGTCCAGAAGAGACTAA
- a CDS encoding VanZ family protein encodes MKKLLHSFWPALFWSAIVIFLLSIPGSDLPDESSFLSIPHFDKWVHLGIFALFVILWCWALSLKKNRRNLTRSFIWVTLGGIVLGYLMELAQKYLVSNRDYDLWDVVADSAGAIIGLLFSLRVFTKK; translated from the coding sequence TTGAAAAAATTATTGCATAGTTTTTGGCCGGCCCTTTTTTGGTCGGCCATTGTTATTTTCCTGCTCTCCATACCTGGTTCTGACCTTCCGGACGAATCATCTTTTCTGAGTATTCCTCATTTTGACAAATGGGTTCATTTGGGCATTTTCGCCCTCTTCGTAATATTATGGTGCTGGGCACTTAGTTTAAAGAAGAACCGCAGGAACCTGACCCGTAGTTTTATATGGGTTACCCTGGGCGGCATCGTACTGGGATACCTGATGGAATTGGCTCAAAAATACCTGGTATCTAACCGCGATTATGACCTTTGGGATGTGGTTGCCGACAGTGCCGGCGCCATCATCGGTTTGCTCTTCAGCCTTAGAGTGTTTACAAAAAAATAG
- a CDS encoding lytic transglycosylase domain-containing protein: MKKVAITCLAFFAGVGVCFTVMSMLGFKGKPERIEKIAVPGLYKAPALPENMSFAGEEVPLDRWEIKEQLDRELTYNYFQPQNVIYIIKLAERFFPQIEPILKANNVPDDFKYLCVAESNLQNLISKVGATGFWQFMAGTAPGYNLEVSGTVDERYHVIKSTEAACKYLKQAYNKFGNWTAAAASYNCGMGGYNQRATQQSSNNYYDLVLPEETNRYIFRILTFKHLLSNADELGYDITGGYRYTNLKTRTINISQNIPNLVNFARSNGTTYKVLKTLNPWLRGNSLTIKGGKPYQLVLPE, translated from the coding sequence ATGAAAAAAGTTGCTATTACCTGCCTGGCGTTCTTTGCAGGTGTTGGTGTTTGCTTCACTGTAATGAGCATGCTGGGCTTTAAAGGTAAACCCGAAAGAATTGAGAAAATAGCTGTCCCGGGACTATACAAAGCCCCCGCGCTGCCGGAAAACATGAGCTTTGCAGGTGAAGAAGTTCCACTGGATCGTTGGGAAATAAAAGAGCAGCTGGACAGAGAGCTTACCTACAATTACTTTCAACCACAAAATGTGATATATATTATTAAGCTGGCCGAACGTTTCTTTCCGCAGATAGAGCCGATACTTAAGGCCAACAATGTTCCCGATGATTTTAAATATTTATGTGTGGCGGAAAGCAACCTGCAAAATCTTATTTCAAAGGTGGGCGCAACGGGCTTCTGGCAGTTTATGGCCGGTACTGCCCCCGGTTACAATCTGGAGGTCAGCGGGACGGTGGATGAGCGTTACCATGTAATTAAGTCAACTGAAGCGGCCTGCAAATATTTAAAGCAGGCATATAATAAATTCGGCAACTGGACAGCTGCTGCCGCCTCCTATAATTGTGGCATGGGAGGTTACAATCAAAGGGCAACCCAACAAAGCTCCAATAATTATTACGACCTCGTGTTGCCTGAAGAAACCAACCGCTATATTTTTCGCATTCTTACCTTTAAACATTTACTTTCCAATGCAGATGAGCTGGGCTATGATATAACAGGCGGCTACCGTTATACAAATCTTAAAACAAGAACGATAAATATTAGTCAAAATATACCTAACCTGGTAAATTTTGCACGTAGTAACGGTACTACCTATAAAGTATTAAAAACACTGAATCCCTGGTTGCGCGGCAATTCTTTAACTATAAAGGGCGGTAAACCTTATCAATTAGTGCTGCCCGAATAA
- the typA gene encoding translational GTPase TypA yields the protein MNLRNIAIIAHVDHGKTTLVDKILHATKVFRDNQDTGELIMDSNDLERERGITIFSKNAAVTYNDIKINVIDTPGHADFGGEVERVLKMADGVILLVDAFEGPMPQTRFVLQKALALGLKPIVVINKVDKPNCRPDEVHDAVFDLFFHLDATEEQLDFPTYYGSGKNGWFNDSLTEIDNINPLLDGIIKHVPPPHIHHGTLQMQITSLDYSSFLGRIAIGKVGRGTIKENQQVALVQADGSIRKTRVKELYVFEGMGKKKVAEVHAGDLCAVVGIEDFNIGDTIADVENPEALPVISVDEPTMNMLFGINNSPFYGKDGKFVTSRHLRDRLTKEMEKNLALRVEESEGGESFLVYGRGILHLGVLIETMRREGYELTVGQPQVLVKTIDGKKYEPYETLVVDVPEEFASKVIDLVTRRKGEMLIMETKGEMQHLEFDIPSRGLIGLRTQMLTATTGEAVMAHRFNDYQPWKGTIPGRNNGVLISKNQGKTTGYSIDKLQDRGTFFVDPGEEVYAGQILAENIKPGDLIVNATEEKKLTNHRASGSDDATRIAPKTLLTLEECMEYIQHDECIEVTPNFIRMRKVILDEIERNRQAKKMAAEA from the coding sequence ATGAATTTAAGAAACATAGCTATTATAGCACACGTAGACCACGGTAAAACTACCCTGGTAGATAAAATATTACACGCTACCAAGGTGTTCCGCGATAACCAGGACACGGGCGAGCTGATCATGGATAGCAACGACCTGGAACGCGAGCGTGGTATTACTATTTTTAGTAAGAACGCGGCTGTAACTTACAATGATATAAAAATCAATGTGATAGATACCCCAGGTCACGCCGATTTCGGCGGTGAGGTAGAGCGGGTGTTGAAAATGGCTGATGGTGTAATTCTTTTAGTGGATGCCTTTGAGGGACCCATGCCGCAAACACGTTTCGTACTGCAGAAAGCTTTAGCCCTTGGGTTAAAACCCATTGTAGTAATTAATAAGGTTGATAAACCGAACTGTCGTCCTGATGAAGTACATGATGCGGTGTTCGACCTGTTTTTCCACCTGGATGCTACAGAAGAGCAGCTGGATTTCCCTACCTACTACGGCTCGGGTAAAAACGGTTGGTTCAACGACTCTTTAACGGAGATCGACAATATCAATCCTTTACTGGACGGTATTATTAAACATGTGCCGCCGCCACATATTCACCACGGAACACTGCAAATGCAGATCACTTCCCTCGATTATTCTTCTTTCCTGGGACGTATCGCTATCGGTAAAGTAGGTCGCGGTACTATCAAAGAAAACCAGCAGGTAGCATTAGTACAGGCTGATGGATCGATCAGGAAAACCCGTGTAAAAGAGTTGTACGTGTTTGAAGGGATGGGTAAGAAAAAAGTAGCGGAAGTGCATGCAGGTGATCTTTGCGCGGTGGTGGGCATCGAAGATTTCAATATCGGCGATACTATTGCAGACGTTGAAAACCCCGAAGCATTACCTGTTATAAGCGTTGATGAGCCAACCATGAACATGTTGTTTGGTATCAATAACTCTCCTTTTTATGGTAAAGACGGTAAGTTCGTTACCAGTCGTCACCTGCGCGACCGGTTAACCAAGGAAATGGAGAAAAACCTGGCATTACGCGTTGAAGAAAGCGAAGGTGGTGAGAGCTTCCTGGTGTATGGCCGTGGTATTCTCCACTTAGGTGTGTTGATCGAAACCATGCGTCGTGAAGGATATGAGTTAACCGTGGGTCAGCCGCAGGTATTGGTAAAAACAATCGACGGTAAAAAATACGAACCATACGAGACCTTGGTGGTGGATGTACCCGAGGAGTTTGCAAGCAAAGTAATCGACCTGGTTACACGCCGTAAAGGTGAAATGCTGATCATGGAAACCAAAGGGGAAATGCAGCACCTGGAATTTGATATTCCTTCACGTGGTTTGATTGGTTTACGTACACAAATGCTGACAGCCACCACGGGTGAAGCTGTAATGGCGCACCGCTTTAACGACTATCAACCATGGAAAGGAACAATTCCTGGAAGAAATAACGGTGTATTGATCTCTAAGAACCAGGGCAAAACTACCGGCTATTCTATTGATAAATTACAGGACCGGGGCACTTTCTTTGTAGATCCGGGTGAAGAAGTTTATGCTGGTCAGATCCTGGCGGAAAACATTAAGCCGGGTGACCTGATCGTTAATGCTACAGAGGAGAAGAAACTAACCAACCACCGTGCAAGCGGTAGCGATGATGCTACCCGTATTGCTCCCAAAACATTATTGACCCTGGAAGAGTGTATGGAGTATATCCAGCATGATGAGTGTATTGAGGTTACACCCAACTTTATCCGTATGCGTAAAGTAATACTGGATGAGATCGAGCGTAACAGGCAGGCTAAGAAGATGGCTGCTGAAGCATAA
- a CDS encoding ATP-binding protein produces MLQRALFNKILSDCARQKVSLLVGARRVGKTELLLKIKEHFSGDCLWLNGEDEDTELILKERTVANYRRLLMSKKLLIIDEAQYIPDIGRKVKLMIDEIKPLHIIITGSSSFDLQQTAGEPLVGRTITNIMYPVAQMELSATENALQTQQNLADRLIFGSYPEVLGMSSIPEKQQYLRELVNTYLLKDILAFEDIRNPQKMKDLLMLLAFQIGKDVSLEELGRDLGMSKNTVERYLDLLSKVFVIYKRGGYSRNLRKEIVKSNRWYFADNGVRNALSNNFSLLPLRQDVGLLWENYILSERTKYNSYQSRIVNSYYWRTYDQQEIDLIEEENNVIEALETKWKEKPVKIPAAFAKAYAGSGFQVIHQNNYLPYIT; encoded by the coding sequence ATGCTGCAACGAGCCCTGTTTAATAAAATACTGTCAGACTGTGCCAGGCAGAAAGTCTCACTGCTGGTAGGCGCCAGGCGCGTTGGGAAAACAGAGTTGCTGTTAAAAATAAAAGAACACTTTTCGGGCGATTGCCTTTGGCTGAACGGGGAAGATGAGGATACTGAGCTTATTTTAAAGGAAAGAACAGTTGCCAATTACCGGCGGCTTTTAATGAGCAAAAAACTGCTGATCATTGATGAAGCACAATATATACCGGATATAGGGAGGAAGGTGAAGTTAATGATCGACGAAATAAAGCCCCTGCACATCATCATTACAGGTTCGAGCAGCTTTGATCTTCAGCAAACAGCCGGGGAACCGCTGGTGGGGCGTACTATAACCAATATCATGTACCCGGTGGCTCAAATGGAGTTGAGTGCAACAGAAAATGCGTTACAAACCCAACAAAACCTGGCAGATCGCCTGATTTTTGGCAGCTATCCTGAAGTCCTGGGGATGTCATCCATTCCGGAAAAGCAGCAATACCTCAGGGAGCTGGTGAATACTTACCTGCTAAAAGATATATTAGCTTTTGAAGATATCCGGAACCCGCAAAAAATGAAAGACCTGCTAATGCTGCTGGCCTTCCAGATTGGCAAGGATGTATCCCTGGAAGAGTTAGGAAGAGATCTGGGAATGAGTAAAAATACGGTGGAGCGTTATCTTGATCTGTTAAGCAAAGTGTTTGTTATTTACAAGCGGGGTGGGTATAGCAGAAATCTTCGTAAGGAGATTGTGAAAAGTAACCGCTGGTATTTTGCAGACAATGGGGTACGCAATGCACTTTCGAACAATTTTAGTTTATTGCCATTGCGGCAGGACGTTGGTTTGCTCTGGGAAAATTATATTTTAAGTGAGCGAACGAAATATAACAGCTATCAATCGCGGATCGTGAATAGTTATTATTGGAGAACTTATGATCAGCAGGAGATAGATTTAATTGAGGAGGAGAATAATGTGATAGAGGCTCTTGAAACAAAATGGAAAGAGAAGCCGGTTAAAATACCTGCAGCGTTTGCGAAAGCTTATGCGGGCTCCGGTTTCCAGGTTATTCATCAAAATAATTACCTGCCATACATTACATAA
- a CDS encoding MFS transporter gives MSTAETIIQTRTFENVKQLPETNKKIATWLSFLLIPLSGLITDIYIPSMPHMAQDLHQPEHSIQLTLTLFLISYGASQFITGSLIDSFGRFRLTLFSLVIFIFSNLVIVSTRQIEMIYAMRIVQGITTGFIVVAKRAFFVDVYEGEKRKHYLSIMSIVWSSAPVIAPFIGGYLEKYFNWQANFYALAVYALVMLVLEWIYSGETLQNKRLFKGVQIVKDYRFMLKDKSFGWGIAMCGLSYGATMVFSLSGAFIIEHRLHFSAVVAGYAALLMGLAWMTGGFIGKALLNKAFLPKLKISNALQLIFAIAMIGMAAFSYNIYTLLAFAFLVHICVGFIFNNYFAFCLGRFPAMAGMASGLTGGGVYIVTSIVSYSVVGSLQPQNQQGLGCSYLITGVVSFLILHLLLRKVKAKTG, from the coding sequence ATGAGTACTGCAGAAACTATTATCCAAACCCGCACGTTTGAAAATGTAAAACAATTACCCGAAACGAATAAGAAGATAGCCACCTGGTTATCCTTTTTGTTGATACCGCTTTCAGGGCTTATTACAGATATCTACATCCCTTCGATGCCGCACATGGCGCAGGACCTGCACCAGCCGGAACATAGCATTCAGTTAACGCTGACATTATTTCTCATCAGTTATGGAGCATCACAATTTATTACAGGCAGCCTGATCGATAGCTTTGGGCGGTTCAGGCTTACACTGTTCTCCCTGGTTATTTTTATTTTCAGCAACCTGGTAATTGTATCTACCCGACAGATAGAAATGATCTATGCCATGCGTATTGTACAGGGAATTACTACCGGTTTTATCGTAGTGGCCAAGCGGGCTTTTTTTGTAGATGTATATGAAGGAGAGAAACGTAAGCACTACCTGAGCATTATGTCCATCGTGTGGTCCTCTGCGCCGGTTATTGCACCGTTTATTGGCGGTTACCTGGAGAAGTATTTTAACTGGCAGGCGAATTTTTATGCATTGGCAGTGTACGCGTTGGTAATGCTGGTGTTGGAATGGATCTATTCGGGAGAAACCTTGCAGAATAAGCGGCTCTTTAAAGGAGTGCAGATTGTAAAAGATTACCGGTTCATGCTAAAGGATAAAAGTTTTGGCTGGGGGATTGCGATGTGTGGTTTGTCTTATGGTGCAACAATGGTATTCAGTTTATCCGGCGCATTTATCATAGAACACCGCTTGCATTTTTCGGCAGTAGTAGCCGGTTACGCCGCGTTGTTAATGGGTCTGGCCTGGATGACCGGTGGCTTTATCGGTAAGGCGTTGCTTAATAAGGCATTTTTACCAAAGCTCAAAATCAGTAATGCGCTCCAGCTCATTTTTGCGATCGCTATGATAGGGATGGCCGCATTTTCTTACAATATCTACACTTTACTAGCCTTTGCCTTTTTAGTGCATATTTGTGTGGGCTTTATTTTCAATAACTATTTTGCTTTTTGCCTGGGACGCTTTCCCGCCATGGCCGGTATGGCCAGCGGACTCACCGGTGGAGGCGTGTACATTGTTACTTCTATCGTAAGCTATAGTGTAGTTGGCTCATTACAGCCGCAAAATCAACAGGGACTTGGCTGTAGCTACCTGATCACAGGGGTTGTATCTTTCCTGATTCTCCATCTTCTTCTCAGGAAAGTGAAAGCGAAAACCGGATAA
- the gcvH gene encoding glycine cleavage system protein GcvH, producing MSYPDTLRYTKDHEWIKLEGNIATIGITDFAQRELGDIVFVEVETIGKALKANEVFGTVEAVKTVSDLYLPVDGTINELNPALGNAPELVNTDPYGEGWMIKMTVDNPADVDGLLDAAGYEAVTG from the coding sequence ATGAGTTATCCTGATACATTGCGCTACACCAAAGACCACGAATGGATTAAGCTGGAAGGTAATATTGCGACCATAGGCATTACAGACTTTGCGCAGCGTGAGTTGGGCGACATTGTTTTTGTTGAGGTAGAAACAATAGGAAAAGCGCTAAAAGCAAACGAAGTTTTTGGCACCGTGGAAGCTGTTAAAACAGTATCTGACTTATACCTGCCCGTAGACGGAACGATCAATGAGTTAAATCCGGCTTTGGGTAATGCGCCTGAACTGGTAAATACAGACCCTTATGGTGAGGGATGGATGATAAAAATGACGGTAGACAATCCTGCCGATGTAGATGGCTTGCTGGATGCTGCAGGTTATGAAGCCGTGACGGGATAA
- a CDS encoding M90 family metallopeptidase, with protein MIIQFIILLTGIVLFVYFGFSALKEKNRLSGEPLPTKYKELLQEHVAFYKALGEKQKAAFDKRVQHFLATTTITGVGAHVEDLDRVLIAASAVIPIFHFPDWEYVNLQEVLLYPETFNESFEQQGSDRNILGMVGTGGMNNTMILSKHALREGFSNKTDKSNTAIHEFVHLIDKTDGATDGIPEILLQHQYVMPWLNLMHENIKEIRANKSDINPYASTNQQEFLAVAAEYFFERPQLMKIKHPELYEMLEKIFRQKAVV; from the coding sequence ATGATCATTCAATTTATAATACTACTAACAGGTATCGTCCTTTTTGTATATTTTGGATTTTCTGCTCTTAAAGAGAAAAATAGACTTTCAGGTGAGCCATTGCCCACAAAGTATAAAGAACTTTTACAGGAGCACGTTGCTTTTTATAAGGCGCTTGGGGAAAAGCAAAAAGCCGCATTTGATAAACGGGTTCAACATTTCCTGGCAACCACTACTATTACAGGTGTGGGTGCCCATGTAGAAGATTTGGACAGGGTGCTTATCGCCGCCAGCGCTGTCATCCCTATTTTTCACTTTCCCGATTGGGAATATGTGAATTTGCAGGAAGTGCTTTTATATCCCGAAACTTTCAATGAATCTTTTGAACAGCAGGGCAGTGATAGAAATATATTGGGTATGGTAGGCACAGGGGGTATGAATAATACCATGATCTTGTCTAAGCACGCTTTGCGTGAAGGTTTCAGCAATAAAACAGACAAGAGTAATACGGCGATCCATGAGTTTGTGCATCTGATCGATAAAACCGATGGCGCTACAGATGGGATTCCTGAAATACTGCTTCAGCATCAATATGTGATGCCCTGGCTCAACCTTATGCATGAAAATATAAAGGAAATACGTGCCAATAAATCTGATATTAATCCGTATGCAAGTACGAATCAGCAGGAGTTTTTAGCGGTAGCGGCCGAATATTTTTTTGAACGACCACAATTAATGAAAATAAAACATCCGGAGCTTTATGAAATGCTGGAAAAGATTTTCCGGCAGAAAGCGGTGGTATAA
- a CDS encoding Crp/Fnr family transcriptional regulator, with protein MSLSPANIAALLDANGLFEKTIFLERGDFLKKAGSTDTNIYYIEQGSVYAFIVDGEEERIVRFGYKGNIIVSLDSFLTERPSEFYIQAIKKCRVKTVTKKSFARFIEQNEKGAVLWTKMLENLVVQQIEREKDLLIQSPRERYERVFKRSPQLFQEVANKYIAAYLRMSPETLSRLKKR; from the coding sequence ATGTCACTTTCTCCCGCCAATATAGCAGCATTATTGGATGCCAACGGTTTATTCGAAAAGACCATTTTTCTGGAAAGAGGCGATTTCCTTAAGAAAGCAGGCTCTACGGATACTAATATTTACTATATAGAACAAGGCAGTGTATATGCCTTTATTGTAGATGGCGAAGAGGAACGTATCGTCCGGTTTGGCTATAAGGGCAATATTATTGTGTCGCTGGATTCATTTTTAACAGAACGTCCTTCTGAATTTTATATCCAGGCTATTAAAAAATGCCGGGTGAAAACTGTAACCAAAAAATCTTTTGCCCGATTTATAGAGCAAAATGAAAAGGGCGCCGTATTATGGACAAAAATGCTGGAGAACCTGGTAGTTCAGCAGATAGAGCGCGAAAAGGATTTGCTGATACAATCGCCGCGCGAACGCTATGAGCGGGTATTCAAAAGAAGTCCGCAGCTATTTCAGGAGGTAGCGAATAAGTATATCGCGGCTTACCTGCGTATGAGCCCCGAAACATTATCCCGATTGAAAAAACGTTGA
- a CDS encoding DinB family protein, translating into MKIASHQLLNELTDLTNQHLFYIQQLQSLPDQALTQKASVTSWSALECIEHLNRYGNFYLPEISKRIMETRTNAAPVFKSGWLGNYFANSMLPKEKLNKMKTFAAMNPLNSNVDRAVINTFILQLQTMLDLLQQCRNVNLSTIKTSISISSLIRLKLGDTLRVVIYHNERHVKQIEKAIQ; encoded by the coding sequence ATGAAAATAGCATCGCATCAATTATTAAATGAATTGACAGACTTAACCAACCAGCATCTTTTTTATATTCAACAATTACAATCGTTGCCTGATCAGGCGTTGACACAAAAAGCCAGTGTAACCAGCTGGAGTGCATTGGAGTGCATCGAGCATTTAAACCGGTATGGTAATTTCTATTTACCTGAAATCAGCAAACGCATCATGGAAACCAGGACGAATGCTGCACCTGTATTTAAAAGCGGGTGGCTGGGCAACTACTTTGCTAACAGCATGTTGCCGAAGGAAAAGCTGAATAAGATGAAAACATTCGCGGCAATGAATCCTTTGAATAGCAATGTAGACCGGGCAGTAATCAACACTTTTATTCTTCAGTTGCAAACCATGCTGGATTTACTGCAACAATGCCGGAACGTCAATCTCAGTACTATAAAAACTTCTATCAGCATTTCCTCCCTGATTAGGCTGAAGCTGGGAGACACATTAAGAGTAGTGATCTACCACAACGAAAGACATGTAAAGCAAATAGAAAAAGCTATACAATAG